The Corynebacterium coyleae genome segment GCTGGACAAGGATCGGTCGGAGAAGACTGCTGCTCGGCGTGGTGCGGCTCATGCCGAGTCTGTGGAGTCGTCTCTCGCTGCGTATCGTCACGCACAAGACAAGGTTCGCGACGATCAACATGTGTTCATTGAGCTTCCCGGTACGGCGCTTCCGAACGGAACCCGTGTTATGGAAATCCCAGGGCTCACTGTTGTGGGCCCCGAGCGTGTCCGGATCACTGGGCCGAACGGCAGCGGAAAGACGACCCTGCTCAACTCTGTTGCAGACGGTAGCGCGGGGTATGTGATTGGGAATGTGGGATACCTCCGACAGCGCATTGTTCTCGACCCCAATCAGTCAGTTTTGGAGTTGGTCTCGGAGGCCAACGCTTCTGCTGATCCGCAGTATATTCGGGACCAACTCGCGCAACTGTTGTTTCAGAATGAGACTGTGCACGCGCCTATTGGAACGCTTTCGGGTGGTGAGCGTTTCCGCGTTGAGTTTGCCCGTGTTCTTCTTTCGTCGCCTGCTCCGCAGCTATTGCTTCTCGACGAGCCCACCAACAACATCGATATCTCAACCGTGAACTGGCTTGTCTCCGCTCTTGAGAGTTATGCAGGTGCGGTTCTTCTCGTCAGCCACGACGAAGACTTCTGTGAGCGTATGAACCTTGACAGGGAAGTTTCCATCGATGATCTGACCTGATGGCCCCTGCAGCCCCCGCAAAATAGTTCCCGGCCGGGGAACTTTTTGGGCGTTTGCACCCCACCGCGGCGGTGTTTCCCCAGGTCGGCATCCCGGCGGGGTAAGAAAGTTCCCGGTTTCGCACTGAACCCGGGAACTATTTTGCACGCCCGCCTGCTACGGGCGTTGAGGCCCCGTCCCTGACAGATTCCACAAAATCTGTCAGGGTCGATTTCTGACCAGGCATGATGCCGGTCACTGACACATTCCGCCGTACTTTGTCAGCCGCGAGGGGTTGTTAACGGCAGACAGCAACCCAACTACACCGGGCGGAAGGTATCCGGCGAGGCGGCTTTCCAGTCGGCGGCCCAGGACGAGGGGGCGTCGTCAAGCAGTTGGCCTGGGCGCAGCCATTCGTAGATGGAGGCGTAGGAGCGGGACTCGGTTGGGGAGATGTTGCGGCGCAGCATGTCGGGGCGCAACTCAGACGGGTCGGTGACTCCCATGGAGGCCATGAGGCGCACGGCGGTGTTGACGGTGGTCTTGTGGTAGTTGTACACCGCCTGGGACTTGTCCTTGACCACAACGGCGCGGTTGCGGCGCGGGTCTTGGGTGGCCACGCCGGTGGGGCATTCGCCGGTGTGGCAGCGTTGTGCCTGGATGCAGCCGACGGCCATCATCATGGCGCGGGCGGAGTTGGTGTAGTCGGCGCCTTGGATCATGCGCATGACGATGTCGGAGCCGCCGGCGACTTTGCCGGATGCGCCGAGTTTGATTTGGTCGCGCAGGCCGGTGCCGACGAGTGCGTTGTGCACGGTCATCAGGCCGTGGGTCAGTGGCATGCCCATGTGGTCTTCGAAGTCGATGGGGGCGGCACCGGTGCCGCCTTCGGATCCGTCGACGACGATGAAGTCGGGTGCGGTGCCGACCTCGCGGATGGCCTTGCAAATGGCAAGTACTTCTCGACGACTCGACACACACAACTTGAACCCTGCCGGTTTACCGCCGGACAGTTCGCGCATCTTCGCGATGAACTCGATCAACTCGACAGGGGTGCTGAACACGCGGTGGGCTGCGGGGCTGATGCAGTCCTTGCCCATGGGCACGTCGCGGATTTCGGAGACTTCCTTGGTGATCTTGTCGGCTGGCAGCACGCCACCGATGCCTGGCTTGGCGCCCTGGCTGACTTTCAGTTCGACCATCTTGACCTGGTCGTCGGCGGCGCGGTCGCGGAACTTAGCGGGGTCGAAATCGCCGTCGTGGGTGCGGGCGCCGAAGTAGCCGGTACCCATTTGCCAGACGAGGTCGCCGCCGAATTCCTTGTGGTACGGGGAGACGCCGCCTTCGCCGGTGTTGTGGGCGAAGCCGCCCATGGCTGCGCCTTTGTTCAGTGCGCGCACGGCGTTTTTGGACAGGGAGCCGAAGCTCATGGAGGACACGTTCAGCATGGAGATGGAGTACGGCTGCGTGCAGTCCTTGCCGCCGATGAGGGTGCGGGGCGGTTCGGAGGGTTCGTCGACAGGCGAAAGAGTGTGTACGAGGTGTTCGTGGTTGGTGGCGTAGACGTCTTGGACGGTGCCGAAGGACGTTTCGCTTTGCATGCCCTTTGCGCGTTCGTAAATTGCGTTTCGCTGGTCGCGGTTGAAGGGGCGGCCGTCCCAGTCGCGCTCGATGAAGTATTGGCGCAGTTCGGGGCCGATATCGGTGAGCAGGGTGCGCATGTGCCCGAGTACGGGGTAGTTGCGCAGGACCGGGTTTTTGGTCTGAGTGAGGTCGTGGATGGCCACGCCGCCCAACGCCGCTGCGACGCTGCCGAGGGCGACCTTGGCAAAGTTTCCTGACTTGTCCTTAGGCATGCGCCCTATCATGCCTTAATGTTTTGTTGTTGTTGACAGGCACGCGGTTTCGTCGACTAGAGGGTGCGTCCGAGCGCCCGCATTTCCCATCCGGCGTTGCACCATTGTTGCACGTCCAGGACGTTTCGGGCGTCGATAAGCAATTGCTTTTCGACGACCCCAGCAACCCTCTCCGGATCCATCTCCCTAAACTGCCCCCATTCGGTGGCGAGGATGGTCAGCTCCGCGCCGCGCAGCGCCTCTTCGAGCGTGTCGGCATAATCGAGGGTTGGGAAGACCTTGCGGGCGTTGTCCATCGCCTGCGGGTCGAAGACGGTGACGTTCGCGCCGGCCAGGGAGAGTTGGCCCGCCACGGCGAGTGCCGGCGAATCGCGTACGTCATCGGAGTTTGGTTTGAACGCTGCACCGAGAACGGTGATGTTACGACCGATGAGACTGCCGAGCTCCACTCGTGCCAAATCGATTACGCGCTGTCGGCGGCGCATGTTGATGGCGTCAACCTCACGGAGGAAAGTCAGGGCCTGATCTGCTCCCACCTCGCCGGCGCGCGCCATGAACGCGCGAATATCTTTCGGCAAACAACCACCACCGAAGCCGAGGCCGGCGCCGAGGAATTTGCGGCCGATGCGGTCGTCGTAACCAATCGCGTCTGCGAGTTGGGTCACGTCCGCGCCGACGATCTCGCAGACCTCGCTCACCGCGTTGATAAACGAGATCTTCGTGGCCAAAAACGCGTTCGCCGACACCTTCACCAACTCCGCCGTCTGCAGG includes the following:
- a CDS encoding UDP-glucose dehydrogenase family protein — its product is MRLTVIGTGYLGATHAACMAELGHEVLGVDVDEHKIEALKNSKVPFYEPGLPEVLERNIDAGRLSFTTKYDEAANFANVHFIGVGTPQQRGSYAADTRFVEAVIDDLVPKLHGHHVILGKSTVPVGTAAALQERADDLTRRAGRGATVEIAWNPEFLREGYAVKDTIEPDRIVLGHRSENSHAEEIAREVYATPLANGTPFIVTDLQTAELVKVSANAFLATKISFINAVSEVCEIVGADVTQLADAIGYDDRIGRKFLGAGLGFGGGCLPKDIRAFMARAGEVGADQALTFLREVDAINMRRRQRVIDLARVELGSLIGRNITVLGAAFKPNSDDVRDSPALAVAGQLSLAGANVTVFDPQAMDNARKVFPTLDYADTLEEALRGAELTILATEWGQFREMDPERVAGVVEKQLLIDARNVLDVQQWCNAGWEMRALGRTL
- a CDS encoding FMN-binding glutamate synthase family protein, encoding MPKDKSGNFAKVALGSVAAALGGVAIHDLTQTKNPVLRNYPVLGHMRTLLTDIGPELRQYFIERDWDGRPFNRDQRNAIYERAKGMQSETSFGTVQDVYATNHEHLVHTLSPVDEPSEPPRTLIGGKDCTQPYSISMLNVSSMSFGSLSKNAVRALNKGAAMGGFAHNTGEGGVSPYHKEFGGDLVWQMGTGYFGARTHDGDFDPAKFRDRAADDQVKMVELKVSQGAKPGIGGVLPADKITKEVSEIRDVPMGKDCISPAAHRVFSTPVELIEFIAKMRELSGGKPAGFKLCVSSRREVLAICKAIREVGTAPDFIVVDGSEGGTGAAPIDFEDHMGMPLTHGLMTVHNALVGTGLRDQIKLGASGKVAGGSDIVMRMIQGADYTNSARAMMMAVGCIQAQRCHTGECPTGVATQDPRRNRAVVVKDKSQAVYNYHKTTVNTAVRLMASMGVTDPSELRPDMLRRNISPTESRSYASIYEWLRPGQLLDDAPSSWAADWKAASPDTFRPV